The following are from one region of the Mixophyes fleayi isolate aMixFle1 chromosome 7, aMixFle1.hap1, whole genome shotgun sequence genome:
- the LOC142098581 gene encoding uncharacterized protein LOC142098581 yields the protein MATIGQQLVLLCLFLGKVYSYFPDDDKHTVDGTVSHNVTLPCSFTIPDNWRDSDIEIMWFQNFKDKLLNCTVREGRSPICWKVTNSFRTHISWDIFGNADLQISNLQESDSGPYQCWIILPDAYRRQDTFLRVNGVRSNDPGKNVSPLHGFGQWNALVDLTSWNTFLMSSWLLPIFLVIVVLAQKSFNNYRKRRCTVIKFSSV from the exons ATGGCAACCATAGGACAACAGCTGGTGCTCCTGTGTCTGTTCCTCGGGAAAG TTTACAGCTATTTTCCAGATGATGACAAGCACACAGTGGATGGTACAGTCAGCCATAATGTTACATTACCCTGCTCCTTCACCATACCAGACAACTGGAGAGACAGTGACATTGAGATTATGTGGTTTCAAAACTTTAAAGACAAATTGTTGAACTGTACGGTGAGGGAAGGAAGATCACCCATTTGCTGGAAAGTAACAAACTCATTCAGGACTCACATCTCATGGGACATCTTTGGAAATGCTGACCTACAGATTTCCAACCTCCAGGAGTCAGATTCTGGCCCATATCAGTGCTGGATAATCCTACCTGATGCCTACCGCAGACAGGACACGTTCCTCAGGGTGAATG GTGTCCGTAGTAATGATCCAGGAAAGAACGTGTCTCCTCTTCATGGATTTGGGCAATGGAACGCCCTGGTGGACCTTACTTCATGGAATACTTTCCTGATGAGTAGTTGGCTTCTCCCTATATTTCTTGTTATAGTCGTCTTGGCTCAAAAGTCATTTAATAATTACAGAAAGAGGAGATGTACAGTCATTAAATTTAGTTCTGTATAA